In the Methanothermobacter sp. genome, one interval contains:
- a CDS encoding Dna2/Cas4 domain-containing protein, which produces MSIAVSMISEFMFCPMKVYLRELLGISEPGNRFAIRLRDAYLDFRAAAESRARKIDEDIGMDELESILREDLGGIIRGLDETERDKIMDLMLFEVESTANRIIRAMSTLGLSGDMAAHVLFPPLIRDYPINDPSLEIHGRVTMELVDGSYYPLKIKTSKPPFRGVWPADSLELTAHAILVEREFETETLVSFIEYLLSGARRPVLADYGRREYLFDILDDIRRIKDDGELPEVQVSPSKCAGCGLAETCSREFPLK; this is translated from the coding sequence ATGTCCATTGCGGTTTCCATGATATCTGAATTCATGTTCTGTCCCATGAAGGTGTATCTCCGTGAACTCCTGGGGATCAGTGAGCCGGGTAACAGGTTTGCAATAAGGTTAAGGGATGCCTACCTCGACTTCAGGGCAGCTGCTGAGAGCAGAGCCCGGAAGATTGACGAAGACATCGGGATGGATGAACTGGAATCCATCCTCAGGGAGGACCTCGGGGGAATAATAAGGGGCCTTGATGAAACTGAAAGGGATAAGATAATGGACCTCATGCTCTTTGAGGTTGAATCCACTGCAAACAGGATAATCAGGGCTATGAGCACCCTTGGTCTTTCGGGGGACATGGCGGCCCATGTGCTGTTTCCACCATTGATCAGGGATTACCCGATCAACGATCCTTCCCTTGAGATCCATGGACGTGTAACCATGGAGCTGGTTGATGGCTCCTACTACCCCCTGAAGATAAAGACCTCCAAACCTCCCTTCAGGGGTGTCTGGCCAGCCGACAGCCTTGAACTCACAGCACATGCTATCCTGGTTGAGAGGGAATTTGAGACAGAGACCCTGGTTTCATTCATAGAATACCTGCTTTCCGGTGCGAGAAGACCCGTGCTGGCAGATTACGGGAGAAGGGAGTACCTCTTCGATATCCTGGACGATATAAGAAGGATAAAGGATGATGGTGAGTTGCCTGAAGTTCAGGTGAGTCCATCTAAATGTGCAGGCTGCGGTCTTGCAGAGACCTGCTCACGGGAGTTTCCGCTGAAATGA
- a CDS encoding homoserine dehydrogenase: MNVGLIGFGTIGAGVVEIFNTNHDLIREKTGKDLKLKRVVDLDIETDRGVEIDPQILSTDADDILNDPEIDIVIELIGGYEPARSFILRALENGKHVVTANKALLARHWDEIITAARKNGVRIAFEASVGGGIPVLRALNESLAANRIKSIYGIINGTANYILTRMASEGMEFDDVLREAQRLGYAERDPTFDIEGHDTAQKLIILALLGFGIYVPEEDLHVEGISSIRRDDIEYANKELGCSVKLLATASLDDGELEMGVMPFLVPHEHLLSSVNGVFNGIYITGDFTGPVMFYGKGAGRRATASAVVADCMEIALNPESPLQPGPGVRMVESIREFSKTRSRYYIRLDAVDRPGVLHEIAGAFSRHEISIESVTQKGALEGESVPIYIVTHEAAEGDIQSAIREISEIQWVTGEPVRLKIL, encoded by the coding sequence GTGAATGTTGGACTCATAGGATTTGGAACAATCGGGGCGGGGGTTGTGGAGATATTCAACACCAACCATGACCTCATAAGAGAAAAAACTGGAAAGGACCTGAAACTCAAAAGGGTTGTGGACCTTGACATAGAAACTGACCGTGGCGTTGAGATAGACCCTCAGATACTCTCAACAGACGCTGATGATATCCTCAATGACCCTGAGATCGATATAGTGATAGAGCTCATAGGGGGCTATGAACCGGCCAGGAGCTTCATACTGAGGGCACTGGAAAATGGTAAGCACGTTGTAACAGCCAACAAGGCACTCCTCGCCAGGCACTGGGATGAGATAATAACTGCTGCAAGGAAGAATGGGGTGAGGATCGCATTCGAGGCCAGTGTGGGTGGGGGCATACCCGTGCTGAGGGCCCTAAACGAATCCCTTGCAGCCAACCGGATAAAATCCATTTACGGTATAATAAACGGCACAGCCAACTACATCCTCACAAGGATGGCCTCTGAGGGAATGGAATTTGATGATGTCCTCAGGGAGGCCCAGAGGCTCGGTTATGCTGAGAGAGACCCTACATTCGATATTGAGGGCCATGACACAGCCCAGAAGCTTATAATACTGGCTCTACTTGGTTTCGGGATTTATGTGCCCGAAGAGGACCTGCATGTGGAGGGTATAAGCAGTATAAGGCGTGATGATATTGAATACGCAAATAAGGAGCTCGGCTGCAGTGTTAAACTTCTTGCAACGGCCTCTCTGGATGATGGTGAGCTGGAAATGGGTGTCATGCCCTTCCTTGTACCCCATGAACACCTGCTTTCATCTGTAAATGGCGTATTCAACGGCATATACATCACAGGGGACTTCACCGGCCCTGTGATGTTCTATGGTAAGGGGGCGGGGAGGAGGGCCACTGCAAGTGCAGTTGTTGCAGACTGTATGGAAATCGCCCTTAACCCTGAAAGTCCGCTGCAGCCAGGACCCGGTGTCAGGATGGTTGAATCCATAAGGGAGTTCAGCAAAACCAGATCAAGGTACTATATCAGGCTCGATGCGGTTGACAGGCCAGGGGTTCTCCATGAGATAGCCGGGGCCTTCAGCAGGCATGAAATAAGCATTGAATCAGTTACACAGAAGGGTGCACTTGAGGGGGAATCTGTACCCATATACATAGTAACCCATGAGGCGGCCGAGGGGGACATTCAGAGCGCCATCAGGGAGATATCTGAAATCCAGTGGGTCACCGGTGAACCTGTCCGGCTTAAAATACTCTAA
- a CDS encoding NADH-quinone oxidoreductase subunit H, whose protein sequence is MDASYSIISVTGTVLLGLIVSLWLPGIERKFVHARIQQRIGPPVSSPGLMAALKFFYKKTIEPCSPLPRLYNSLPIIGFISALLILLFLIPPMYTFGALASLVAVVGFLKIEEVIYVFMGSLSRSVMSLRMPFPDLAKGAKHPNVQRYFLEDLSAMRAFRLIAFGSFPIYIALFVPAVMAGSISIGDIVAYQAANGPVLFTLAGVIGTVAFFIGYMILLNEYPFAILKTKADVIEGPYMEYASKYRAFVYITRGFLMFTLGCLFSVLFIGVPPNILSWGILVNLAAAAIFPVIMAVFSAFAPVFTFKQFYPVTAAASVIGVLALVVAFV, encoded by the coding sequence GTGGACGCATCATATTCAATCATATCTGTCACTGGAACAGTCCTCCTCGGATTGATTGTAAGCCTCTGGCTGCCGGGGATTGAGAGGAAATTTGTCCATGCAAGGATACAGCAGCGCATAGGCCCCCCTGTTTCAAGCCCGGGGCTCATGGCCGCACTCAAGTTCTTCTACAAAAAGACAATTGAGCCATGCTCACCCCTCCCACGCCTCTACAACTCACTCCCCATTATAGGGTTCATATCAGCACTCCTCATACTTCTCTTCCTCATACCCCCCATGTACACCTTCGGTGCCCTCGCAAGCCTGGTCGCGGTTGTGGGATTCCTCAAGATAGAGGAGGTGATCTACGTCTTCATGGGTTCACTCTCAAGGTCAGTCATGTCCCTGAGGATGCCATTCCCTGACCTTGCAAAGGGGGCCAAACACCCCAATGTCCAGAGGTACTTCCTTGAGGATCTGAGTGCAATGAGGGCTTTCAGGCTGATTGCATTCGGGTCATTCCCCATATACATCGCACTCTTCGTGCCGGCGGTTATGGCTGGAAGCATATCCATCGGGGACATCGTGGCATACCAGGCAGCCAATGGCCCGGTACTCTTCACCCTTGCAGGGGTTATAGGTACCGTGGCATTCTTCATAGGCTACATGATACTCCTCAACGAGTACCCCTTCGCCATACTCAAGACCAAGGCCGATGTCATAGAGGGGCCATACATGGAGTACGCTTCAAAGTACAGGGCATTCGTCTACATAACCCGGGGATTCCTCATGTTCACACTGGGGTGTCTCTTCTCCGTGCTTTTCATCGGGGTACCCCCAAACATACTCAGCTGGGGCATACTCGTCAACCTGGCAGCTGCAGCTATATTCCCCGTAATCATGGCAGTCTTCAGTGCATTTGCACCGGTATTCACTTTCAAGCAGTTCTACCCCGTAACAGCAGCGGCATCGGTGATAGGGGTCCTGGCACTGGTGGTGGCATTTGTATGA
- a CDS encoding DUF5612 domain-containing protein yields MSSAALSIKTVERPGVLSEITGMIASRNINITYAHLYVERDGHGSIYMELEDVEDMESLLDEIRSSKTVVDVRVHRSLEEIYGKRIIIIGGGAQVSQVAMGAISEADRHNIRGERISIDTIPLVGEAELAEAVSAVGRLPRVAALVLAGSLMGGEITRAVERVKSEHDIIVISLNMPGSVTGVADLVVTDPIQAGVMSVMAVADTAVFNIEKVRGEKF; encoded by the coding sequence ATGAGTTCAGCGGCTCTCAGTATAAAGACGGTTGAGAGGCCAGGAGTTCTCAGTGAGATAACCGGCATGATAGCCTCAAGGAACATAAACATCACCTACGCCCACCTCTACGTTGAAAGGGATGGCCATGGCTCCATATACATGGAACTTGAGGATGTGGAGGACATGGAGTCCCTCCTGGATGAAATCAGGTCCTCAAAAACAGTGGTTGATGTCAGGGTGCACAGGTCACTTGAGGAGATCTATGGTAAGAGGATAATCATAATAGGTGGAGGGGCCCAGGTATCCCAGGTTGCCATGGGGGCCATCAGCGAGGCCGACAGGCACAACATAAGGGGCGAGCGCATAAGCATCGACACCATACCCCTCGTAGGGGAGGCTGAACTTGCGGAGGCTGTCAGCGCCGTTGGGAGGCTCCCAAGGGTGGCCGCCCTGGTACTTGCCGGTTCACTGATGGGTGGGGAGATCACAAGGGCTGTTGAGAGGGTTAAAAGTGAACATGATATCATCGTCATAAGCCTCAACATGCCAGGGAGCGTCACAGGTGTTGCGGATCTTGTTGTGACAGACCCCATACAGGCGGGGGTTATGAGTGTAATGGCCGTTGCAGACACAGCGGTTTTTAACATCGAAAAGGTAAGGGGTGAAAAATTCTAG
- a CDS encoding energy-converting hydrogenase B subunit P — MKMVIRPHHMISLGGYIVELEFPYRNLIVVNPTDEHIKIEVPVFDEDWIEEHRELGLRIIPVRDEDNYLSLWRREKALLEASD, encoded by the coding sequence ATGAAGATGGTTATAAGGCCGCATCACATGATAAGCCTCGGCGGATACATAGTGGAACTGGAGTTCCCCTACAGGAACCTCATAGTCGTGAATCCAACCGACGAGCACATCAAGATAGAGGTCCCCGTGTTTGATGAGGACTGGATAGAGGAACACAGGGAACTGGGCCTCAGAATAATACCCGTAAGGGATGAGGATAACTACCTGAGCCTCTGGAGGAGGGAGAAGGCCCTCCTGGAGGCCTCAGATTAA